In Amycolatopsis methanolica 239, a single genomic region encodes these proteins:
- a CDS encoding SRPBCC domain-containing protein: MTDILSRPPVRQATLVRSDAAHTFDTFVRTIGVWWPVEPFSRGGDRVRDVTFERRTGGRVYETWDDGTEHDWGEVLAWDPPERFTMTWLVTPAPTEVELTFRALGPALTRVAVEHRGWEALSDEQVRASGALGGDYTGGAFTEGWARILGRLTQAAERAA, translated from the coding sequence ATGACCGACATCCTGAGCCGGCCGCCGGTGCGGCAGGCGACCCTCGTGCGCAGCGACGCCGCGCACACCTTCGACACGTTCGTCCGCACGATCGGCGTCTGGTGGCCGGTCGAGCCGTTCTCCCGCGGCGGCGACCGGGTGCGGGACGTGACCTTCGAGCGCCGCACGGGCGGCCGCGTCTACGAGACGTGGGACGACGGCACCGAGCACGACTGGGGCGAGGTGCTCGCGTGGGACCCGCCGGAGCGGTTCACCATGACCTGGCTGGTCACCCCGGCGCCCACCGAGGTCGAGCTGACCTTCCGGGCGCTGGGCCCCGCGCTGACCCGGGTCGCGGTGGAGCACCGCGGCTGGGAGGCGCTCAGCGACGAGCAGGTGCGGGCGTCCGGCGCGCTCGGCGGCGATTACACCGGCGGCGCGTTCACCGAGGGCTGGGCGCGGATCCTGGGCCGGCTCACCCAGGCGGCGGAGCGTGCGGCATGA
- a CDS encoding YciI family protein, with amino-acid sequence MKYLVFYEPADNVLERDAPHMDAHSARIREFHARGDLLLVGTLENPQVNGSLSVFRTREAAEEFVSGDPFVRHGVVKNWYVRKWNEVLAP; translated from the coding sequence ATGAAGTACCTGGTGTTCTACGAACCGGCGGACAACGTCCTGGAGCGCGACGCCCCGCACATGGACGCCCACTCGGCGCGGATCCGCGAGTTCCACGCCCGCGGCGATCTGCTGCTCGTCGGCACTCTGGAGAACCCGCAGGTGAACGGGTCGCTCAGCGTGTTCCGCACGCGCGAGGCCGCGGAGGAGTTCGTGTCAGGCGACCCGTTCGTGCGCCACGGCGTGGTGAAGAACTGGTACGTCCGGAAGTGGAACGAGGTACTGGCGCCCTGA